From the genome of Malus sylvestris chromosome 13, drMalSylv7.2, whole genome shotgun sequence:
ATTTAGTCACAAATATCGGACTTCTTAATGGCAACCACCTTGTCGTCATGTAGAACTCCCTTGTAAACAATTCCATTTCCTCCTTGGCCAATGACTTCACTATCGTCATAATTGTTTGTGGCGTTTTCGAGCTCTTCTGTAGTGAAATTTTCTATTAATTCCACGTACGGAACCTTTATGATCGGAGATGAGTTGTTGTAGTAACAATAAGCTATCATTATGTTGAAAGAACTTCTCTGAGTTTGATGagatttcttttctttattcccCAACAAATCCAAAAACCTCATGTGATCAACACCAAAATGCCTATGCAAACGCCTGCCCTCACATGGTAAATAAACGAAGGGGaaaaaatgagtttcacctCTAATTATTAGAGAAATAATTAACATAAATGTATATGCTACGGTGCATGGACACAGAAATGGCCACGGGTTACAACACAAAGCGATACGGGAATTGATGTATGACAACATAGAGATACAACAATGCACGGAGATACGAGGGGATGGGATACCACCGTGTCCATGCATCGTAGTATGTGTACTGGCATATATACTTTCCCAATGCAACGTTAGTACGTCTCTTAGgtagcgtttggtacgcagacgggacggtatgggacgggacgggacaggacggaACGGAACAAATATTCATGTCATGTTTGGTACTGACAAGATGGAACATAACGAAACTGGATTAAATGACTAACTTACCCTTTTTATTTGACTCTCTCTCCCGTTTCTCtgctttctcttcttccatttgactctctctctctcctacaTGCTCAGATCTCCCAATAAAAATCAAACCCATACTTTCTCTTCATTTCATTATCTTTCTCTTCAATTCCaataaatcaaattatttttccCCAATTTAAAACCAACGATATGAAAAGGCTAAGGGAGGCGATTGTGGACTAAGCTGCATCAAACTATGATTTCCCTGCACTTCGCAAACGCCGCGTCGTTTTGGCCAACGCAAACGCCGAGTTTTTCCCTAGAAGGAAGTGTGTTTCGGTCTGTTTCGCCGGTATTTCGGCGGATTCGTCTCCGACTCAGGCCGGAAAGCTCGAAATCGAGCTCAAATTCATCTGGGTTGCTGGGTttgtggtggaggaggaggatacaggagagagggagggtaACGAAGCTacgggagagggagggagggtagACAGTGGAATTTTTGTGTTCCACATACGTGGAACAACCCGTTTCAGGGGGGAGgcgggacgcaaaaacacccaatttCTATCTCGTGGAACAGCACGTTCCACTCATTTTTTACGTAATAAACGCgagacggaacgcctcgtctcgttctgttccgtcccgtcccacgtaccaaacgcagcCTTAGAGATTGACTGCCAGACTTTTCCTCTAAGCTTCAACCACTCCGTTTCTCATCCCATctcctttgttttgttttggacaACTGCAATTAAAGCCTCCAGGCAAGTCGACCCGTCTTTTGGGCTAACGCAAAGGATTGATACCTCGCAGTCGTTAATATCTGTAATTATATTATAACAAGGCAAACTAAGTCCGTTGCAGTTAAAAGAAGATTAATAACGGGTTAATGGATCTAGCTAGCTAGCTTGCTGATTATGATCAATTATAGCAATATATTGTTTGTATCacaattgttattagcactccataagaccatctccaatggttcggttaaaagccaaatattttagcttttagcccataAACAGCTTTTCTACTCTAACCGTTCTACTATAAAATTTTAGTCtgggattattaaagaatgaacttaggctattttttttttgttaaattaattttttttaaataaatatgtagactatcgtaaattaattttatgaacattttaatctattttttttttaattccaataaatattgaaaaaattaaattccgaTTTCTGGGTTAAATTTGGGGAGAATCTGGCATTGGTTTAGCATTTAGCATTTAGCCAAAATTTTCCCCTTAGGTTGGATTGGGTTTGAGAGGAAATTTTTAGGGGTAATTTGACTTTTTTAGCCCACCATTAGAGCTGGTCTAATAGTCATTCGTCATTACTTTGTTAGAATGACTATAGCAGCACCATCACATATATATTGCAAAGCAAAAATACTACTCTTACCATATCTTTATACCACTTTTTCACcactttttttataaaaataagacCTACATATATTAGCGGATTTTACTTTTACCATATCTTTATACCACTTTTTCACCACTTCTTTAGTATGTAAAAATATAGTAGGAGTAGCATTACTCGCAAAGTTGTATCATACCTTGGCAACCATCAAGAAGGGTAAGGGTTTCCCTGATAACCTTTCCAGCATTTTCGTTGCTATCCAGGGCCGTTGGTTGACTTCTTACTTTCACTGTGGTCAGCCAGACATGCGTAATATAACtgaatatgaatttttttttaaattaaaattgatgAACGTTCAGAAATAAAATTTAGTCCCTGTATAAAGAATCACTCTGTGTATTTGCCTTTTTAGCCCAACATTAACGTGTCCACCGGTTACGAAACCCCAAGGCTTAAAGCCCAGTTCTGTACGTGTCTGTTACCCTTCACCATTAATTCATTAGGTTTTCATGTCCAGTTTTTCTTATAACtagaaaaattaatttcatttgaatatatctatttttattttgacaaatattaagataattaattaaattaacttaAATTATGAAAAATGAGATTCAAACTTGGTTGCAGAGCTTGAAGCATATCGATTGCTTCAACTAACTTAGCTAAAGTCGTGTGTGCATTTGAAAACATGTGTTAATTTGGGTTAAGTTATTAGTTAACTAACTCATCATCAAACAGTATACAAAAATCTTCGAAAGATTTTGCCACGTATGTATGTGATGTTGTTACGTATACGCATGTTGGTCACCATAGTtttttggcccatgcatttaaCGCGATTCTAATTCCTAAAGTAAGGATTGTGAcactaaataattaaaaattacgTAGTATAAAAATATTAGGAAACTTGAGAAACTAAAACTGTAGAAATAGTTGCATCTTTTAGGTTATGCTTTTCATCCACTTCACAACCTCCACTCTCCACTCCCACTCTCCCACTCCAAAAGCTGTCTTACGAAAGCGTCAACCTTTTGCTTTAAACTTCAAGACATACATGTATACACCATATTCTGCTCAAACCAATACACACAGAGACCGACATTCCCATTCGTTTGCTTTACACAGACAAACCATATTCTCCAAAGTGAACAGTGATATATTCATATATTCACGCTAGGTAGCTAGATAGCTCAAGAATAGTGATCACTCCATATATGGAAAAGGAAATTTTGCATATTTCCTAATGTGAATTGTTAGTTGGTAGCACATGCACACGAAAAGAAAGTTTATGAATAATCTCTACTCTTTATATAACTTTATTTGAGGAATATGTTGTGAGAGCactataaattttattttaatgtctgaattgtctaattttataattcttcatttagtttttttatcaaaaaaattaaacagaTCAGAAAAATAAAGAACACAGTATTTCATAAAACTACCAAAATTACAATCATttaattgtaagaaaaactaaACAACACCCTTGAAATCGAACCAAAACTAAACCGCGCTAcaagtattaaaaaaatatttaattaaataccCATATTAGTTGTTGTGTCCTAATTGGTTGGTTGTTACAGTTCATACTAAAAACTCAACCACACCATAATTTGACCACTTTCTCAATCTTCGCCTGCTCAAAGTCGGTGCTTTCAATCTCATTAATATATTTCTCACACACTGTGAATCGGTGGGTCTCAAGTCTCAACGAGTATGCAAATCTTTCCACTTCACACAAAAGCTCTGCAAATCAGTTGGCCCCAAGCCCTCAACTCTCATCCCCATATCCCCTTCATACCGCGAATCCAATCCTTCCCCTTCAGTGCCTTAAACTGTGATTTGTGAAGAGAGTTAGAGCatgtttggtactctactttaatccaactttttaaactcaaaaacaattttcaagttttaggccttaaaaacttgtttggtaggattattttaaaaaactgaactcaagactaactcaaaaatatagtctattatctaaaaacataaaaagtgagtttttagagtttttaaacttaaactcactcatttattttctttccctCCTCCAcactctcactccaaatctatctctctcttttcttctttatctCCTATcttatttttacctttttcgtctctcctccaatccgCTCTTTTCATTATCTCGGTTAtttctctcactcctctctcttatttctctttccttcaatcatatcttactttctttcctcctctctcttctttttctctcttatgtgaccccctctttttagatctctttgtctaatttaagtcgtaagatttaaaatatttagattgcaaaccaatcaagtttttgaatcttaaagaaaattgttttcaagagatcttcttaagaaatgttttgagaaatgataaaaaaaaattcaaattgtataccaaacaggcccttaaggttccaccataaaactaattggcaatatgagaagTAGCTTAACCTCTTATAAGTCTATGCAAGATCCCTCCTCCCATTAatatgagattcattctcaacaattATCTCCCCTCCGCTTCATTCCAGCTAATATGGTAAGAACTTAGAACTTATATTAGTTAATTTAGTTaatcatttgattaattttagggttagggttcatttgaataaaaaaGGAACTGGgcatttttctcttttgggtCATAATAAAAAAGAGATTTGATCTAGCTCAGCAGTGGTACGAccattttactgcaaattataAAGCCTTTTGATGTTGaaatttatttcaaatttgaatTGTAATATTGTGATTGGTGATAGTTGAATTTTAGTGACCGTGATGTGTAAAATTCAAAACCCTCTGATGGAAGGTATCGACTTTTACTCTCAAAGGTATCGACATTTACTCTCAAACGTATcgactttcttaatttttaagaaaaaatggcaACTTAATTTCTAGATAAAATGGAAGCCGCCCAAAAGCCCAAGTGGGAAAAAAGCCGAAAAGAAGGAAAGATCCAGGAAATGGGGGAGTTGGAAATACTAAGAGCACATTCTATGTAATATACTAATGTTGTTGATAGAGAGAATTATCTTCATTTTATATGTAAATGGTTTGAAACTGAACATAAATTGTTTGAAATcgcaaaaaaaatttattttagtttCGATTTCATTCAAAACCGCATTGGAACGAACTGTGCCCACCCTTCGTTTGGCGGCACTTAGGAAAGCATCAACATTTTGCTTTAAACTTcaagagatatatatatacacaccatATTCTACTCAAACCAAAACACACGGAGACCGACATTCCCATTCGTTTGCTTTACACACAGACCATATTCTCCAAAGTGAATTGTAATATTTTCATATATTCACGCTAGGTAGTAGCTAGATAGCTCAAGAATAGTGATCACTCCATATATGGAAAAAGTTCcgacaaaaaaagaaattttacaTATAATCTCTAGACTTTTTAATTAATGTGAGAGTATtgtgaattttattttaatgtctaaattgtCTACTTATAATTCTTCATTCAGTTTTTAGTAAAAGAATTAAGCAAATTAGAAAACTAAAGAAATCAATATTTCAAGAAACTACTAAAATGACAATTATTTAATGGTAGGAAAATGCTAAGAAGATCACActatttaattgaaaaaaagtCCTAAACACGACACGGTTCGAATCATCAAAATGCTTTCCATGGTAGGGCCCGCAAGAATATACAAGTATGAACTCGAATAAGCTTATATGAATGGGTGGGCAGCCACATCTGTTGCCCAGGACACATTTCAGCTCACCAAATCGAAAGCTCTTGGGTAAAAGAAAGAAGTAGAAAACATGCACGCCAAGAAACACACAAATGATGAATCATGACCGCCCCCCATATAACACATGACCTCCACCGTGCCACTCCTCAACCTAATTAAACCAACCcattcatttcaatttcatcatAGTGTTAGTCTGCCAATATTAATAAACCACACACTCTCATCACATATAGGCTCTCCTCTCATTCCAACAACATGATCACcactcctccttctcctcccaTCAATAATCTCACCTCCCCCTCCTTCTCCGAGACTTTCGTGGCCAGAAACTTGGTTTCGGGGCAACTCCTTTTCCTTCACCACATCCAAATCTTGGAGCTCTTTCTGGCTCTATGCGTTTTCATAACCATACACTCGTTGAGGCAGAAGAAGCGCCATGGCCTACCCGTTTGGCCGGTGCTTGGCATGctaccctctctctcttttgccGTACTTGGACTCCAAACCAACAACCTATATGAGTGGCTTTCCCAAGTTCTTTGCCGCCAAAACGGCACGTTTCTATTCCAAGGCCCTTGGTTTAGTAGCCTCTTTAGCGTCATCACTTCAGACCCTCGTAACTTGGAGCACCTTCTCAAGACCAAGTTCTCCAATTTTCCCAAAGGCCCTTATTTCCGAGACACCGTTCGAGATCTTCTCGGGGATGGCATATTCAACGCGGACGACGAGACGTGGCAGCGACAAAGGAAGACGGCTAGCATCGAGTTCCACTCAGCTAAGTTCCGGCAACTGACCGCGGATTCGTTGTTTGAACTTGTCCATGGTAGGCTTCTGCCCGTTTTAGAGGACTCCATCAAACACTCGACCCCAATCGACCTCCAAGACATTCTTTTGAGGTTGACTTTTGACAATGTTTGCATGATCGCGTTTGGGGTCGACCCTGGTTGCTTGCAGCTGGGGTTACCCAAAATACCATTCGCTCAGGCCTTTGAGGATGCGACGGAAGCAACAGTTATGCGCTTTGTGACCCCATCCTGCTTGTGGAAGACCATGAGGTACTTAAACTTGGGTGCTGAGAGGAAGCTAAAGAGGTCCATAAGAGGAGTGGACGAGTTTGCGGAAGACGTCATTCGGACAAGGAAGAAAGAGCTCCCGCTACTAATTTCTGCCACCAACAATTCTAATGCTTCTAATGATGATGATAAGAAGAATAAGCAGATTAGATCAGACTTGTTAACGGTTTTTATGGGTTTGAAAGACGAGAGGGGGGAGGCGTTTTCGGACAAATTCTTGAGGGATATATGCGTCAACTTCATACTTGCAGGGAGAGACACGTCATCGGTGGCACTGAGCTGGTTCTTCTGGCTGCTTCATCACAATCCGGAGGTGGAGCATAAGATTCTTCAAGAAATATGCCGGATTGTGGGCGCAAGAACATCATCTGATCGTGATCGTGAAATTAAAAGTGACGATGATGAAGCAGTAGTATTCAAGCCAGAAGAGATCAAGAAGATGGAGTATCTTCATGCAGCTCTATCAGAGGCTCTAAGGTTGTACCCTTCAGTTCCATTAGATCACAAGGAGGTAAGTTCAGTTTAGTTAATTACACAACTTACaccttaattttctttttcgttttaAACATTAGTTTACTCAAACTAATAACCATTTTAAGTGCATGCATGGCATGTTATGGGACTTGTCATGCCTCAAACATTCTTCAACTAATCATATAGCTAGTCATGATATAATTGTGagataaatacacacacacacacacacacaacacacacacacacacacacacacacacacacatatatttatTACTAATTATCTATTTTTTCCTGAGGTGAATTATAATTAAGTGAATAACTGGTTTTTGTTTTTCGGTCAACGACGATGACACCCTAGACGGATATAGTCTTAATTTAATGAGATTCTTGTTTACCTAACCGGTTAAATCTGTGACTCTGTCTATATTATCCCTTACAAACAATTGTGTAGCAGTTACTAGTTAGGAAGATTGCAGAGGCTATAGCtaagtttttttaattgaattgaattgtttATATGTGTAGGTAGTTGAAGATGACGTatttccagatggaacaatatTGAAGAAGGGAACAAAAGTGATATACGCAATGTACACCATGGGGAGAATGGAGGCGATTTGGGGGAAGGACTGCAGGGAGTACAAACCCGAGAGATGGCTGCGGTCATCGGACGGCCGCTTCATGAGCGAGTCTGCATACAAATTTACGGCTTTCAATGGCGGTCCTCGCCTCTGCTTGGGCAAAGACTTTGCTTATTACCAAATGAAGTTCGTCGCTGCCTCCATCATTTACCGGTACCGTGTGAGGGTGGTCGAAAATCATCCGGTGGAGCCAAAGCTGGCACTGACCATGTACATGaagcatgggttgaaggtcacTCTCCAAAAGCGTGACCATGCTGGGCGCCACAAATGactaaatatatgatatatgataTTAATGGGGATTAATACAATAGAGATTATAGTGTGTTTGGCGTTTTTGTTGTCGTTTGTAATAATGATATCGTTCATATACAAATAGTGGCATTGCCATATCCCACATACATGGGAAGATGATTGAAAATCTGTAGAGTGATATCGACTTGTGTAATCTTGGATTCTTCCTCGTATATGTATTTGAATAATACATGTATTCTCTCTCTGTTACAAATAAGTTCATCTTTCCCTTTCACTAATTTGTGATTAATCCTAACGAAAGCTAAACCTAAACACCAATTTGCCAATATAACTAACTACTTGAGTCACAAAAATGGTAGCCACTCCGATGCCTGCAGACAAACTTGCAATTCTATAGTAAAATCTTAGCCGCAACCGGTGATTTATTACCATGTGTCTTTCTCACACATCACGTAAGACGATTGCGTGGGCCTCTTCCTCTTTGGTATTTATTCAACTCTCAATCCAACCGGAGCAAGTAAAACTTCTGACATTTCACACTTACACGTGTAAAGCAAGCCCTTTCTGCCCTTCTTCATTCTTCTCAACTCTAAGGCATTTCAATTACGAAAGCCTTGAGGGccaaatacaaaagaaaaaggcaaagtTTGGCGAGCAACTCAGGACCTCGACATTCTTGTCACTGAAATCTCTGCAGTTGGTTTGTCTGTTTTTGCTTCATTGACCTCTACCCCTAGTTGGATACCTCGGCAGTACGAGGCACTCAACCTTAAAGTTAACGGACATATTTTTTTACACGATGAAGAAAATTGCTACACCCCACCAACTTTACCTACCGAGTTTAGTTTTGTCGCATGATGTAGCCAGTTTTCATTTGGTCACATAGAATTTAAATTCCATCCACAGATTTCATATTCTCATCAAATTGATTACTTATGCTTCAATCTAGGAAAGAGGGTTCTAATTCTACCCTACCTAGTACCTGTTCGTACAATACTCATCAAAGAGATAATTGACTTCCTTTGTATCCACCAACATATTACAGTCCTATGAGAAAAGActcattttataaaatatattttgtcATACAGTTGGTTTGAATATTATAGCCCGCATCTTCAAGCAAGTTCCGCTCCAGGAGCGAAGATGACAAGTTCTAACATAATCACAAAATTCAGCACTGTTTGAATGATTACATTCTAgattctcttttctttgtttagaACACTAGGGCCATGTTTGATAGGAAGGACCGACTTGGATATGACTGTTCACTATATTGAAGGCATTTTgaaggaagaaatggatgaaAACTTCCATATTTCATCCAACTTGAAGGTTACTCATGAAGAAAAGACATCCCTGCAGATCCCAAAAAAAATGGTAGGATTAAAGGGAACAACTTTTCTTCATGAGTAATCTTCAACTTCAACTTCGACAAAATAGGGAAGTTGTCATCCATTTCTCCCTTCAAAATGTCTTTAATATAGTGAATAGTCCTATCCAAGCTGATCCTCTCTAACAAACAAGGCCTAGGAGTGCTATATAATTTACATTTGACTGTTctgagataaataaataaaaataagagaaattACCTCCTTCAAGCTCTCCCATCCCACTCTTCATAGAACTCTACAAGAAACTCCTCCATGAACTTGTGCCTTCTCTCAGCTCTCTTCTGCCCAGCCTGAAATCAATGGTCAAACCTCACATCACAAACTGAATGGATGataatatacatacatatgtaaTGCATGCAAATGAGGAAGATTCCAAGTGAGGAACGTGTAATATCATGTCCATGTTTCAACAAATTTACCTTTGTTTTCATCAAAGCCTTTAGCTTAAGAAGCTTCTCGTGAAAGTGATTCACAGTAGTCTGCTCATCCTTTTTCATGTACTTTTCCTTGGATAAGTCACATCGTGGCAGAATCTTAGGATCATGTAGCACTCTGTTCCTACTTCCACCAAAAGTAAAGCAACGAGCAATTCCTGTGACCAAAAGACTACTTAATATTGTGCAAAAACAGTTACACCCACAGTTGCTCTTGAAGCAGTCATCCCAATTTTAAACTTACATAGAGAAAGTAGGTAGACAAAATCTAATGTTTAGAATTATCAAGTACAGAGACTACCAATAGCACCAATTGCATCGAGACGATCAGCATCTTGAACAACCCCAAATTCTGGAGGAAAATCGTTATTTGTTCCTGCAAGCTCATCTTTGAAACCTGGAAAGTACAAGTACTTGTATATCAGAGCTCATATGCACAATAAGGTGCTTGGAATTAAACATTCTGTTACAGCACAACAGCTACAAAGGGTTAACAACCACAATAACGTCCACAAAGGATATTGAACAAAAATCAGAATTGCATAAATATTAAGAACACAATGAAACTGAAAAAATTATATGGTTCTAAAGTGATATAAAccgaaaatggagaaaatacgGATGCATATATTGGTGCATGTGTGGAAACATACAATATTTTCCTATGTAGAAAAGAGACATGGCATGTACATTTTGGCAGTATGAAATTCTGATTTAGAATACAGGATTAAACTCAAATGATTTTTACATCACGTATGCAGAACAGGGGAGAAATAACATGACAGAAAGGAGCAGTAACCGGCTCACCCATTCCCTTGATGATCGTTATAATCTTCATTTTCTTAGTCTCATCTATGCCCTCCTCATCGAGAAAgttctcaacaattttttccTCTGAGGGATCTCTACATTCCAAAAATAACATGAGGGAAACGATGAATCGATGGAAGAGCCAGACAAAACaacagaaaaggaaaatataagttaaaggaaacaaagaaagagaaaCGTACAAACCTCAAGTACTTGTAATCACCTGCAGCAAGCAATCAACAACTCGAATGATCAGTAGGCTATACCGTATCagaacaagaaaataaaagcaAAGCTGAAAAGATGCAGGAAGAAACATAGACTGAAAGCCACGTAGAAGTACTACTGCACGTAACAAGTAGCCAACAAGAAGATAGATAAAAGTAGACATTTAATAGGAATGGGTGCAGTGTGTCGCACATCCATTTATAAGCAAGCACACAAAGATATGTTATAAAGTTTGGTTGTGAACACTAACTGACCTATATCATGGAGAAGTGCAGCCACTTCTATCTGTCGACCAAGAAAAGTAGAGTACAGATTAACAATAATGTTATTTAAAAGGACAAAACTGATTACATTAACATTGCTGGCACTGTCATTGTATGCGGAACCGACTTGTATCAGAGAGCGTTAGTAATGTGATGAGCTTGGTATGTTTAGAAAGGGCGGTGCTATCCACTTTTTACCTCCCAgacacctcttgttaatttatattCTTTGATATTCAATTCATTCCATCCGACTGCCGATTGAGAGAGGGTCGGGGGATAGAAAGTGGGGCATGGATAGCACCACCCCTAAAGAAATCTTCTTTTGTGAAGAACTCAAATACATAACAAAATAAGCATCAGAAGTCCTTCAATTCCAAACATCAACTGTTCAATCTACAAATGTTGGCAATTCAGTACCAAAATCAAGCTCTAGATAAATTAATGCAATTGTTATTTTCCCTTTAAAAGTTACTGGTAGCGAGAGTAGGAGTTACAATTTGCATGGAGTCGGAATTGGAAGAGAGGCCTTCTTCGCGggcgagagagagagcgagGTCTCGGACCCGCCACACGTGAGCAGCGTCGTGGGACGCGTCGTTCTCCTTCATGGCTTCCTCCACCAGCTTCTCCGCCTTTCTCACCGTCTCTTCCCATCCCAATGACCCCATCGCCTGCGACTTCCTGCTTTTCTTCTCTCTCGCCGCCGCCGCCGTGGCTGGGTGAACTGTTGTTGGAGGTGAAATTTGTGGACAAACAGGATATGAATAATGGAGTGAAGACGGAAAAGGATGAAGTGAAGTGAATCTGAACAATGGAAACAAGTCAACGGTCAACATAATACAACACAACTGACTGCCATGACATGACATCTCCTTCGTCTCATACAACTCGAGTTAGGGTTCGTAGTTCGTACCGAATCCGTCGGAGCGTGGACTGTGCCGGGGCCGAAACGGATCTGTGGATCTCAACCCACGGCCCACGTTtctttctatttattttatcaaatttttatatctatttgctaaaccaaaaaccaaaaaaaggcTTCTAGGTGGTTAACATTCAATTCTTCCATTTTTCACCATCACTTGTAGTTAAATatatagaaacaaaacaaaacccaagaaaatgcaataattataatttattttaatttaatttagttaatttatACGAGTGACTAAACAGTTTTCAATTtgattttattcttttatacaTAATTATGATATTTGTATGATAAAATGACGAGTAATGCTagttagaccaaatttgcaaatgatTTGATGTGTAACTAATGGAAATAAGCTTGTTAaccaacacttaagtaataatttaattatcaacaatcacatctcatggtttacaaaatatgatttaaatatattttatttcaaaaaataCCTTAAAATGACATCATGTATGTCAGCATTAAAGAAAATGAGTAATACTAtaccttttagggttttcatTATAAGTGAAACGTGAACGTGTTAAACATGAAAGGTGTGAAATGTAATTAGTCCCTTAATTTAATTACTTATTTGGTAACATATTCGAAACTTAATTCGTCAACTCAAAACTAGTACTTACTATTTCACAGTTGGTTTTTTAGTTACAAACAACAGATATGTTTGtcttatttttccttttgtccTTTGAGGCTTGGACATCTACTTCAAATCAAGCAAGACGTGAATGGCATGCAA
Proteins encoded in this window:
- the LOC126597053 gene encoding uncharacterized protein LOC126597053 isoform X2, encoding MGSLGWEETVRKAEKLVEEAMKENDASHDAAHVWRVRDLALSLAREEGLSSNSDSMQIIEVAALLHDIGDYKYLRDPSEEKIVENFLDEEGIDETKKMKIITIIKGMGFKDELAGTNNDFPPEFGVVQDADRLDAIGAIGIARCFTFGGSRNRVLHDPKILPRCDLSKEKYMKKDEQTTVNHFHEKLLKLKALMKTKAGQKRAERRHKFMEEFLVEFYEEWDGRA
- the LOC126597052 gene encoding cytochrome P450 86B1-like: MITTPPSPPINNLTSPSFSETFVARNLVSGQLLFLHHIQILELFLALCVFITIHSLRQKKRHGLPVWPVLGMLPSLSFAVLGLQTNNLYEWLSQVLCRQNGTFLFQGPWFSSLFSVITSDPRNLEHLLKTKFSNFPKGPYFRDTVRDLLGDGIFNADDETWQRQRKTASIEFHSAKFRQLTADSLFELVHGRLLPVLEDSIKHSTPIDLQDILLRLTFDNVCMIAFGVDPGCLQLGLPKIPFAQAFEDATEATVMRFVTPSCLWKTMRYLNLGAERKLKRSIRGVDEFAEDVIRTRKKELPLLISATNNSNASNDDDKKNKQIRSDLLTVFMGLKDERGEAFSDKFLRDICVNFILAGRDTSSVALSWFFWLLHHNPEVEHKILQEICRIVGARTSSDRDREIKSDDDEAVVFKPEEIKKMEYLHAALSEALRLYPSVPLDHKEVVEDDVFPDGTILKKGTKVIYAMYTMGRMEAIWGKDCREYKPERWLRSSDGRFMSESAYKFTAFNGGPRLCLGKDFAYYQMKFVAASIIYRYRVRVVENHPVEPKLALTMYMKHGLKVTLQKRDHAGRHK
- the LOC126597053 gene encoding uncharacterized protein LOC126597053 isoform X1, with the protein product MLTVDLFPLFRFTSLHPFPSSLHYSYPVCPQISPPTTVHPATAAAAREKKSRKSQAMGSLGWEETVRKAEKLVEEAMKENDASHDAAHVWRVRDLALSLAREEGLSSNSDSMQIIEVAALLHDIGDYKYLRDPSEEKIVENFLDEEGIDETKKMKIITIIKGMGFKDELAGTNNDFPPEFGVVQDADRLDAIGAIGIARCFTFGGSRNRVLHDPKILPRCDLSKEKYMKKDEQTTVNHFHEKLLKLKALMKTKAGQKRAERRHKFMEEFLVEFYEEWDGRA